From Pseudoleptotrichia goodfellowii, a single genomic window includes:
- a CDS encoding nitroreductase family protein: MNEVIKQLQNRRSVREFTGEKVKDEDLKLILETAQRCPNSVHGQQTSLIVVKDKDKIKKIAELSGGQKQVENADVFVLVLADYYRPYYAAKSIGVEIGVQKSLEGVITGAVDAGIMVEAIQTAAESLGYGTTVIGGIRLNPDAICEMFNLPEYVFPVLGTTIGVPTENKLKTPKPRVSYESFALDEVYDKAKVEEGVENFDADYRKWWDENGLSQMPSYKESIKNYYGNATNERYKKVADTVKKQGFDFDKSE; this comes from the coding sequence ATGAATGAAGTTATAAAACAATTGCAAAATAGAAGATCAGTGAGAGAATTTACAGGGGAAAAAGTAAAAGATGAAGATTTGAAATTGATATTGGAAACTGCTCAGAGATGTCCAAATTCTGTTCATGGACAGCAAACATCATTAATAGTCGTAAAAGACAAAGACAAAATTAAAAAAATAGCCGAATTATCGGGAGGACAGAAACAGGTTGAAAATGCCGATGTATTTGTTTTGGTATTGGCTGATTATTACAGACCTTATTATGCTGCAAAAAGTATAGGTGTGGAAATCGGTGTTCAAAAATCTTTGGAAGGTGTAATTACAGGAGCTGTAGATGCAGGAATAATGGTGGAAGCTATACAGACAGCAGCGGAATCTTTGGGGTATGGAACTACTGTTATAGGCGGAATAAGATTAAATCCTGATGCAATATGCGAAATGTTTAATTTGCCTGAATATGTATTTCCCGTTTTAGGTACTACAATAGGGGTGCCTACTGAAAATAAATTAAAAACACCTAAACCGAGAGTTTCTTATGAGAGTTTTGCTCTTGATGAAGTATATGATAAGGCAAAGGTGGAAGAAGGCGTAGAGAACTTTGATGCAGATTACAGAAAATGGTGGGATGAAAACGGTCTTTCTCAAATGCCTTCTTATAAAGAGAGTATAAAAAATTATTACGGAAATGCAACAAATGAAAGATATAAAAAAGTTGCCGATACAGTAAAAAAACAGGGATTTGATTTTGATAAAAGTGAATAG
- a CDS encoding L-serine ammonia-lyase, iron-sulfur-dependent, subunit alpha, whose protein sequence is METLREFYKIGNGPSSSHTMGPERAASLFKKRAEEKYGKDLRYKAELYGSLAATGKGHLTDFIIKKTLENAEKDNIEVVFMPEIVYDFHTNGVRFFVYKKDDINFEDPSESALFFSVGGGSIVEAKDGNENLNKNADVEHIYPQKNFKEIMEYCERENITIPQYVERYEGTEIWDYLKEVWNAMDDAVNRGLNTEGYLHGMLHLERKAKMFYEKYLNARFKDVKGRVYSYALAASEENASAGKVVTAPTCGASGLIPAVLKTFQQENGLSEEEIINALAVAGVIGNVYKQNASISGAEVGCQGEVGVACSMGSGMAAYIMGGGLQEIEYAAEIGMEHCLGMTCDPMLGYVQIPCIERNAIYAAKAMDCAQYSLMSGGENHLITLDEVVETMLQTGKDLHSNYKETSLAGLAKLKKAKLNLE, encoded by the coding sequence TTGGAAACTTTAAGAGAGTTTTATAAAATAGGAAACGGACCTTCAAGCAGTCATACAATGGGACCTGAAAGAGCCGCTTCTTTATTTAAAAAGAGAGCAGAGGAAAAATACGGGAAAGATTTGAGATATAAAGCCGAATTGTACGGAAGTTTGGCAGCAACAGGGAAAGGACATTTAACAGACTTTATTATAAAAAAAACATTGGAAAATGCAGAAAAAGATAATATAGAAGTAGTATTTATGCCTGAAATAGTGTATGATTTTCATACAAACGGTGTAAGATTTTTTGTTTATAAAAAAGATGATATAAATTTTGAAGATCCTTCGGAAAGTGCGTTATTCTTTTCTGTAGGAGGAGGAAGTATAGTTGAAGCGAAGGACGGTAATGAAAATTTGAATAAAAATGCCGATGTGGAGCATATCTATCCTCAAAAAAACTTTAAAGAAATAATGGAATATTGTGAAAGAGAGAATATTACAATTCCTCAATATGTGGAAAGATATGAAGGAACTGAAATTTGGGATTATCTGAAAGAAGTATGGAATGCCATGGACGATGCTGTAAACAGAGGATTGAATACTGAAGGATATTTACACGGAATGCTTCATTTGGAAAGAAAAGCAAAAATGTTCTATGAAAAATATTTGAATGCACGCTTTAAAGATGTTAAAGGGAGAGTTTACTCATATGCGTTAGCGGCTTCAGAGGAAAATGCCAGTGCGGGAAAAGTTGTAACAGCTCCTACTTGCGGTGCTTCGGGGTTAATTCCTGCAGTATTGAAAACTTTTCAGCAGGAAAACGGTCTTTCCGAAGAAGAAATTATTAATGCTTTGGCAGTAGCAGGAGTAATAGGAAATGTATACAAGCAAAATGCTTCAATTTCAGGAGCTGAAGTGGGCTGTCAGGGAGAAGTCGGAGTTGCCTGCTCAATGGGCTCCGGAATGGCTGCCTATATAATGGGAGGAGGTCTTCAGGAGATAGAATATGCAGCTGAAATCGGCATGGAACATTGTCTCGGAATGACCTGTGATCCTATGCTCGGTTATGTTCAGATACCGTGTATAGAAAGAAATGCTATATATGCTGCAAAAGCTATGGATTGTGCCCAGTACAGTTTAATGTCGGGAGGAGAGAATCATTTGATTACTCTTGATGAAGTAGTAGAAACTATGCTTCAGACAGGAAAGGATTTACATTCAAATTATAAAGAAACTTCCCTTGCAGGATTGGCAAAATTGAAAAAAGCAAAGTTGAATCTGGAATAA
- a CDS encoding ACP phosphodiesterase — protein MNFLGHSMISIEIDEKTDRKTLYGNFTGDFYKGTLEKINLTDELKEGIVLHRIIDDISDRENNFLNDLLREKFGIFKGIVSDMFVDHFLSKNFYRIFNENINDIETKILYNINQYEKYFPEKFERTLSWISSEKILSGYANIDILERAFYGLSKRVKKGEILNSAIKELKKNYGIFEENSVKEFEYVKNESINKFLDK, from the coding sequence ATGAATTTTTTAGGACATTCGATGATTTCAATAGAAATTGACGAAAAAACTGACAGAAAAACTTTATACGGAAATTTTACCGGAGATTTTTATAAAGGAACACTTGAAAAAATTAATCTTACTGATGAATTAAAAGAGGGTATTGTTCTCCACAGGATAATAGACGATATTTCGGATAGGGAAAATAATTTTCTCAATGATTTGTTGCGAGAAAAATTCGGAATATTTAAAGGGATAGTTTCGGATATGTTTGTGGATCATTTTTTGTCCAAAAATTTTTATAGAATATTCAATGAAAATATTAATGATATTGAAACAAAAATATTATATAATATAAATCAGTATGAAAAATACTTTCCTGAAAAATTTGAGAGAACTTTAAGCTGGATAAGTTCGGAGAAGATTTTATCGGGATATGCAAATATTGACATTTTGGAAAGAGCTTTTTACGGGCTTTCCAAAAGAGTGAAAAAAGGGGAAATACTAAATTCTGCAATTAAAGAATTGAAAAAAAATTACGGGATTTTTGAGGAAAATTCTGTTAAGGAATTTGAATATGTAAAAAATGAAAGTATCAATAAATTTTTGGATAAATAA
- a CDS encoding histidinol-phosphatase HisJ family protein produces the protein MIESGLIMLTDYHMHFEYGDYDEEWVSLFFEQAEKKGLHEIGISEHTHAFKEFKDLYYEELILDNSETGEFQRKWLDNPKSKFVHTLEEYTDFINMLKSKGYPVKLGLEVCNFRNQDKVKEILQKYEWDYLIVSVHFIKGWGFDFSNLKHRFNERNLTDIWKDYAEEIENVANTGFYNILGHPFNLRLFNNIPDKESVGDLLEKTAVCLKNNDMTVDVNTGTVYRYPIKEISPYGDFMEYVKKYNIPVMLSSDAHHPEHVGMKIEEAVEYIKKYGINEIATFNKRKRIIEKI, from the coding sequence ATGATTGAAAGCGGGTTAATTATGTTGACTGATTACCATATGCATTTTGAATACGGAGATTACGATGAAGAATGGGTCAGTCTGTTTTTTGAGCAGGCTGAGAAAAAAGGACTTCATGAAATAGGGATAAGTGAGCATACTCACGCATTTAAGGAATTTAAAGACTTGTATTATGAAGAGCTTATCCTTGATAATTCTGAAACGGGGGAATTTCAGAGAAAGTGGCTTGATAATCCCAAGTCGAAATTTGTGCATACATTGGAAGAATATACAGATTTTATTAATATGCTGAAATCAAAAGGCTATCCTGTAAAATTGGGATTGGAAGTTTGCAATTTCAGAAATCAGGATAAAGTAAAAGAAATACTTCAAAAATATGAATGGGACTATTTAATAGTTTCCGTTCATTTTATTAAAGGTTGGGGATTTGATTTCAGTAACTTGAAGCATAGATTTAACGAAAGAAATTTGACTGATATATGGAAAGATTATGCAGAAGAAATTGAAAATGTTGCTAATACGGGATTTTACAATATACTCGGACACCCTTTCAATTTAAGATTGTTTAACAATATTCCCGATAAAGAAAGTGTCGGTGATTTGCTTGAAAAAACGGCAGTATGTCTCAAAAATAATGATATGACTGTAGATGTAAATACCGGGACTGTTTATAGGTACCCGATAAAAGAAATATCGCCTTATGGTGATTTTATGGAATATGTGAAGAAATACAATATTCCGGTTATGTTGTCGAGCGATGCACATCATCCTGAACATGTAGGAATGAAAATAGAAGAGGCAGTCGAATATATAAAAAAATACGGAATTAATGAAATTGCAACTTTTAATAAGAGAAAAAGAATTATAGAGAAGATTTAA
- a CDS encoding winged helix-turn-helix transcriptional regulator produces the protein MKLRENYTCPLEFVHDIIKGKWKTIIIFQLRKGKCSFSELHREISGISQKMLLEQLKELRKFGFVDKKSYSGYPLQVEYFLTERGEKILSAVKIMQDIGIEYMIENNMTEFLDKKGIKYNNVSEYTKK, from the coding sequence ATGAAACTTAGAGAAAATTACACATGTCCTTTGGAATTTGTGCATGACATCATAAAAGGAAAATGGAAAACGATTATTATTTTTCAATTGAGAAAAGGCAAATGTTCTTTTTCGGAATTGCATCGTGAAATTAGCGGAATAAGTCAGAAAATGTTACTTGAGCAATTAAAGGAACTGAGAAAATTCGGATTTGTTGATAAAAAATCTTATTCGGGATATCCTCTTCAAGTAGAATATTTTTTAACTGAAAGAGGAGAAAAGATATTGTCAGCTGTAAAAATCATGCAGGATATCGGAATAGAATATATGATTGAGAATAATATGACAGAATTCTTAGATAAAAAGGGAATAAAATATAATAATGTTTCCGAATATACAAAAAAGTAA
- a CDS encoding cysteine hydrolase family protein produces the protein MRKGLLIVDVQNDYFPNGRCELFKAEETLGNIKKVLKYFRENKFPVYYIKHISEKNAAFFLPETEGIEIHKEIEPLKNEKVIIKHYPNSFFNTNLGKILQEDLINELIICGMMTHMCIDTTVRASRDLGYRNILISDACTTKDLQWNDLKIPAETIQNVYMASLNRKFAQIMKTDEYFKKLCEE, from the coding sequence ATGAGAAAAGGATTATTGATTGTTGATGTTCAAAACGATTATTTTCCAAATGGAAGATGCGAACTGTTTAAAGCTGAAGAAACTCTCGGAAATATAAAGAAGGTTTTAAAATATTTCAGGGAAAATAAATTTCCGGTTTATTATATTAAACATATTTCGGAAAAGAATGCGGCTTTCTTTTTGCCTGAGACAGAAGGAATTGAAATTCATAAAGAAATTGAGCCTTTGAAAAATGAAAAAGTTATTATAAAACATTACCCGAACAGTTTTTTCAATACAAATTTGGGAAAAATTCTTCAGGAGGACCTTATAAATGAACTTATTATATGCGGTATGATGACTCATATGTGTATTGATACTACGGTGAGAGCATCAAGGGACTTGGGATACAGGAATATTCTTATTTCAGATGCCTGTACTACTAAAGATTTGCAATGGAATGATTTAAAAATACCTGCCGAAACGATACAGAATGTTTACATGGCATCTTTGAACCGGAAATTTGCTCAAATTATGAAAACTGATGAATATTTTAAAAAATTATGTGAGGAATGA
- a CDS encoding copper homeostasis protein CutC: protein MIVMENFTLEICVDSVESAINAEKGGATRLELCSNLIIGGTTPTKSLFEEVKRNVNIPINVLIRPRFGDFLYSEYEINMIKNDIKMFKELGANAVVIGVLTKDGEIDIENMKKLMEKAEGMSVTFHRAFDVCKDPIKAFQQLKELGVKTILTSGQEDSCLKGKELLKKLVELSNGNSPEILIGAGLNVGNAEEMAKYTGAKAFHLSAKKIKESKMIYKKEDVNMGLKEFSEFEILETDESVVREIYEILVRV, encoded by the coding sequence ATGATAGTAATGGAAAATTTTACACTTGAAATATGTGTAGATAGCGTGGAATCGGCTATAAATGCCGAAAAGGGAGGAGCAACACGTCTTGAATTATGCAGTAATCTTATAATTGGCGGAACTACACCTACGAAAAGCCTTTTTGAAGAAGTCAAAAGGAATGTTAATATCCCGATAAATGTACTTATAAGACCCAGATTCGGAGATTTTTTATATTCAGAATACGAGATAAATATGATAAAAAATGATATAAAAATGTTTAAAGAATTGGGAGCAAATGCAGTAGTTATAGGAGTGCTGACTAAAGACGGAGAGATAGACATTGAAAATATGAAAAAACTTATGGAAAAAGCCGAAGGAATGTCTGTAACTTTCCATAGAGCTTTTGATGTGTGCAAAGATCCGATAAAGGCTTTTCAGCAGTTGAAAGAACTGGGAGTAAAGACTATACTGACTTCAGGACAGGAAGACAGTTGTTTGAAAGGGAAAGAATTATTAAAAAAATTAGTCGAACTCTCCAATGGGAATAGTCCTGAAATACTTATAGGAGCCGGATTGAACGTGGGTAACGCAGAAGAAATGGCAAAATATACCGGTGCAAAAGCTTTTCATTTATCTGCTAAAAAGATAAAAGAAAGTAAAATGATTTATAAAAAAGAAGATGTAAATATGGGATTAAAAGAATTCAGTGAATTTGAAATTCTTGAAACTGATGAGAGTGTCGTTAGGGAGATATATGAAATATTAGTGAGGGTTTAA